A genomic window from Nosocomiicoccus massiliensis includes:
- a CDS encoding DsbA family protein yields the protein MKHSNVISLFLEPVEHQIEIYYFFDPFHKDALKMEAIVNKLLLEYGDYVRINKILAPSLRVLTKCQAQSTSKIDNIALAYKAAEVQGRNRARKFMRYLFNRISPTNSVCTKEHIIDSATLANLDIHSFMDEMESENLHTLLNRDLALYRELDINLLPTFVFFSGDIESEGLKIEGVNEYFIYAYVIHELLEIDIQKKALPHIYEYIKKNELVSIDELKIIYDWQDSVLLKELKQLQLSQYISSVTHGDEIYFEAVGNHV from the coding sequence TTGAAACATTCAAATGTAATTTCACTATTCCTCGAACCAGTAGAACATCAAATTGAAATATATTATTTCTTTGATCCGTTCCATAAAGATGCTTTAAAAATGGAAGCAATCGTAAACAAGCTACTACTCGAGTATGGTGATTATGTTCGTATCAATAAAATACTTGCTCCCTCATTAAGAGTACTGACAAAATGTCAGGCACAGTCGACTTCAAAGATTGACAATATCGCTCTTGCGTACAAAGCAGCAGAAGTGCAAGGAAGAAATAGAGCACGTAAGTTTATGCGTTATTTATTTAACAGAATTTCACCGACGAATTCTGTGTGCACAAAAGAACATATTATCGATAGCGCAACGCTCGCAAACCTTGATATTCATTCATTTATGGATGAGATGGAATCTGAAAACTTACACACGTTATTAAATCGTGATCTTGCATTATATCGTGAACTGGATATCAATCTACTACCAACATTTGTATTTTTTAGCGGTGACATTGAGTCCGAAGGTCTTAAAATTGAAGGTGTTAACGAATATTTCATTTACGCATACGTCATCCATGAATTACTAGAAATCGATATACAAAAGAAAGCATTGCCTCATATTTATGAATATATTAAAAAGAACGAACTCGTCAGCATCGATGAGTTAAAGATAATCTATGATTGGCAAGATTCTGTATTACTAAAAGAATTAAAACAACTACAATTGTCACAGTATATCAGCTCTGTCACACACGGAGATGAAATCTATTTTGAAGCAGTCGGCAACCATGTATAA
- a CDS encoding globin, whose amino-acid sequence MVTVYKQLGEETIEALVDRFYDYVDKDPRMRFLFPDDLTETRYKQKLFQIQFLGGPNKYNETFGHPMLKMRHMPFPITTKERDAWLDNMSKAMNDLNIPDDVKIQVLRRYEITANAMVNSR is encoded by the coding sequence ATGGTTACAGTATATAAGCAACTTGGTGAAGAGACAATCGAAGCGTTAGTCGATCGTTTTTATGATTATGTTGATAAAGACCCACGCATGCGTTTTTTATTTCCAGATGATTTAACTGAAACGCGCTACAAACAAAAACTCTTTCAAATCCAATTTCTCGGTGGTCCAAATAAGTATAATGAAACATTTGGTCATCCTATGTTAAAAATGAGACATATGCCGTTTCCTATCACAACAAAGGAAAGAGATGCTTGGCTCGACAATATGTCTAAGGCAATGAATGACTTAAACATTCCAGATGATGTTAAAATTCAAGTATTAAGACGTTATGAAATTACAGCAAACGCGATGGTTAACAGTCGCTGA
- a CDS encoding CYTH domain-containing protein gives MQETEIEFKNLLTKDEFENIEHALFKDVEAVSQTNYYVDTDRFDLRSNHLMLRIRKREDMNMLTLKVPMDEHVTEEFHNPLYEDIHIGDIVNKDMLSRPMFLIIRSHLINRTLRVVGKLTTLRKEIDYNGGTLVLDYSTYLGHEDYEIEFEVDDVSKETIFNELLHTFNITKKDTPVKVERFYNALESN, from the coding sequence ATGCAAGAGACTGAAATTGAATTTAAAAACTTATTAACTAAAGATGAATTTGAAAATATAGAACATGCGTTATTTAAAGATGTTGAAGCTGTCTCTCAGACGAATTACTACGTCGATACGGACCGTTTCGATTTAAGAAGTAATCACTTAATGCTACGTATTCGAAAGCGTGAAGATATGAATATGTTGACGCTAAAAGTTCCGATGGATGAACACGTGACTGAAGAGTTTCACAACCCTCTTTATGAAGATATACATATCGGAGATATTGTAAATAAAGATATGCTCAGTCGTCCGATGTTTTTAATTATACGTAGTCATTTAATTAACCGAACATTACGTGTCGTAGGCAAATTAACGACACTTCGTAAAGAAATAGATTATAATGGTGGAACACTCGTTTTAGATTACAGTACATATTTAGGTCATGAAGATTACGAAATCGAATTTGAAGTAGATGACGTGTCGAAAGAGACAATCTTCAATGAGCTATTACATACGTTTAACATTACTAAAAAAGATACGCCTGTTAAAGTTGAACGTTTTTATAATGCATTAGAGTCGAATTAA
- a CDS encoding GTP pyrophosphokinase: MDEWSVFLSPYRQAIDELKIKLKGIRQEYKLTNRSSPIEFVTARVKPVQSIIEKASKNNISYDELRKDMYDIAGVRIMCQFVDDIMIIRDLIDKREDMRIIEERDYIKHTKESGYRSYHIIIEYPVSTVDGTVNILAEIQIRTLSMNFWATIEHSLNYKYKGEYPVEIKERLQNAADAAYQLDQEMSLIREEVQEAQKFFSKKRNI; this comes from the coding sequence ATGGATGAGTGGAGCGTATTTTTATCTCCGTATCGACAAGCCATCGATGAACTTAAAATTAAGTTAAAAGGTATTCGACAAGAATATAAATTAACGAACCGTTCGTCTCCAATAGAATTTGTTACTGCAAGAGTAAAGCCAGTACAAAGTATTATTGAGAAGGCGAGTAAAAATAATATCTCTTATGACGAACTTAGAAAAGATATGTACGACATCGCTGGTGTCCGTATTATGTGCCAGTTCGTCGATGATATTATGATTATTAGAGACTTAATCGATAAGCGAGAAGATATGAGAATTATCGAAGAGCGTGATTATATTAAACATACGAAAGAAAGTGGATATCGTTCGTATCACATCATTATAGAATACCCAGTTTCAACAGTAGACGGTACGGTAAATATATTAGCTGAAATTCAAATCCGTACACTTTCTATGAACTTTTGGGCGACGATTGAACACTCGCTGAACTACAAATATAAAGGTGAGTACCCAGTAGAAATTAAAGAAAGACTTCAAAATGCAGCGGACGCCGCGTATCAGCTCGACCAAGAAATGTCATTAATACGTGAGGAAGTTCAAGAGGCACAGAAGTTCTTTTCTAAGAAGCGCAACATCTAA
- a CDS encoding NAD kinase, whose protein sequence is MRFTVISKNDEKSKYTREYLIQGMKKRGMEEDNIHPEIIISVGGDGTLLGAFHMYQHLLKETMFVGVHTGNLGFYADFHPEEADLLIDLIDRGKFVETEFPLVAVTVNTDDGEERHLALNETTLKMVQGSTLAVDVGIGGKHFEKFRGDGICVSTPSGSTAYNKSLGGALIHPSFRSIQLTEIASINNRVFRTIGSSIILPSHHTLNVYPNKADTHLLTIDHLHFQKNGIRSIEYQVAEETIKFARFRHFPFWHRVRESFISSER, encoded by the coding sequence ATGCGATTTACAGTTATCTCAAAAAACGACGAAAAGTCAAAGTATACACGCGAGTATTTAATTCAAGGGATGAAAAAACGCGGTATGGAAGAAGATAATATACATCCGGAAATTATTATCTCCGTCGGTGGCGATGGAACGTTACTCGGTGCGTTTCATATGTATCAACATTTATTAAAAGAAACGATGTTTGTCGGTGTCCATACTGGAAACCTTGGATTTTACGCAGACTTTCATCCAGAAGAAGCGGACCTGTTAATAGACTTAATAGACCGTGGGAAATTTGTTGAAACAGAATTCCCATTAGTCGCTGTTACAGTAAATACAGATGACGGTGAAGAACGTCATCTCGCGTTAAATGAGACGACATTAAAAATGGTACAAGGGTCGACGCTTGCGGTGGATGTTGGTATCGGTGGGAAACATTTTGAAAAGTTTAGAGGAGACGGTATTTGTGTGTCCACACCGTCTGGTTCTACAGCATACAACAAGTCACTGGGTGGTGCGTTAATTCACCCGTCATTTCGATCGATTCAACTTACAGAAATCGCATCGATTAACAACCGAGTATTTAGAACGATTGGTTCATCGATTATTTTACCGAGCCATCACACGTTAAACGTGTATCCAAATAAAGCAGATACGCATTTACTGACAATCGATCACCTACATTTTCAGAAAAATGGTATTCGTTCAATTGAATATCAAGTGGCAGAGGAAACGATAAAATTTGCCCGTTTTAGACATTTTCCATTTTGGCATCGAGTCAGAGAGTCGTTTATATCAAGTGAGAGGTGA